A stretch of the Lactuca sativa cultivar Salinas chromosome 9, Lsat_Salinas_v11, whole genome shotgun sequence genome encodes the following:
- the LOC111899006 gene encoding vacuolar iron transporter homolog 4, with protein MATPTTVDNLDHPSIKHTNLDVESQQTQETTEVIFDYAKRAQWLRAALLGANDGLLSTASLMMGVGAVRQDVKTMILSGMAGLVAGACSMAIGEFVSVYSQYDIEMSQIKREITNGLSTYDLLEDKKNELPSPTKAAVASASAFAVGAAVPLLAAAFINSYHVRLVVVVLAVSMALVGFGGLSAVLGRGPIVKSTLRVLFGGWVAMGVTFGLTKAVGSTGLINA; from the coding sequence ATGGCGACCCCAACAACTGTTGATAACTTGGACCACCCAAGCATCAAACATACCAACTTAGATGTCGAAAGCCAGCAAACCCAAGAAACCACTGAAGTCATATTCGATTATGCCAAGCGAGCTCAATGGCTGAGAGCCGCTCTGTTAGGTGCTAACGACGGCCTCCTTTCCACTGCCTCCCTAATGATGGGTGTAGGTGCTGTTCGTCAAGATGTCAAGACCATGATCCTCTCTGGCATGGCTGGGCTGGTTGCAGGAGCATGTAGCATGGCCATCGGAGAATTTGTCTCAGTTTACTCTCAGTACGACATCGAAATGTCACAAATCAAAAGAGAGATCACGAATGGTTTGAGTACCTATGATCTGTTGGAAGACAAGAAAAACGAGTTGCCGAGCCCAACAAAAGCTGCGGTTGCTTCAGCCTCTGCATTCGCGGTCGGGGCAGCTGTGCCACTTTTGGCAGCTGCGTTTATAAATAGTTATCACGTGAGGTTGGTGGTAGTGGTGCTGGCCGTGAGCATGGCGCTAGTAGGGTTTGGTGGATTGAGTGCAGTGCTTGGAAGGGGTCCGATTGTGAAGTCGACACTTAGGGTATTGTTTGGAGGGTGGGTGGCGATGGGTGTCACCTTTGGGTTGACCAAAGCTGTAGGTTCTACTGGTTTGATTAATGCTTAA